The Bradysia coprophila strain Holo2 unplaced genomic scaffold, BU_Bcop_v1 contig_297, whole genome shotgun sequence DNA window GAATCTAGAGTAAGATTACTGATGGAGGACTAGTGAATCGAAcgagtaaaaaatttgaatgaaccggcaaatttcatacaattttttttcggttggaTTCCGGACACCAGGGCCTAATGTTGGGAAATGGATTTCCCAATTTTAGGGATCAATCAAAAAGTATGTCACGCGTGAGACCCTTGCTGGACTTTTCAACACTTCTGATGTTGTGAAATGGAGAGTGGTGAGAAAGAGTAGTAATTACAGTGTGCTCAATACTCTAGAgatggaggctgatgaaggctgtaaactttggttAGGTCgcacagatacgcgggtgacacaccacgTTCAcagatttcatacaaaaattcatctaatgtgatgattctcgtcgccgtgaccaaagtatataaaccactgaaggtaatgcagaccctcagcggatcagagtTGTCACGTATCCAATCTTTGAGGTGTGTTTCCTATGCTCACAATacatatatttacaatttttgtatgCATGTGAATCGATATACACTTATACAGTAAATTCACTTCAAAGTAGGGATATGTGCGTAACTGCGAATTCACATTACATTCAGtggtttatatactttgggtaCAACGTTACAATAATGAATTCAGCTGAAAGTCGGGATCCATAATTTCTCTGAGCCGCTGAGGTTCTCTgctaccttcagtgtttaaaTAATACTTTGAGTTTAACTTTTAACAAGTACAAGTTCAAGGCTGCAAACTTCAAGGCTGCAAGCTTTGATTCCCAAAGTACACATACTTGAGCGTGAAAAACTCCACATGTACGAAAATAGACTTAAATTTAGATTGATCCATCTGACAACCCATAGCATTTGGTGTATCGGTTGTCTAAATGTAATCCATTCCAATTTAATTGGACCAATTGGTCTTGTTAGAAGAATCAAACCTCTAAGTCTAAAGTAAgctcaaatttcaaattttattgtcgtAAAGGATCACTCTTTGACTACAATATCACGGTGGGTCTAAACAACTTTACTTTGCGAAATTCGTGAACATGGGATTTCTCAgaggaaaatcgtttttaggGTCAAAACAGAAGTTTTTTGTTCTGGCACAAAATCTCTATCATCGATCTGTTCGAGAAAAGTGATAAAAACGACGTCTTTCCATACATCTTCATAGTGTGCCTGAAAGTGACGAAAAAAAGTGTTGCATATATTGGCGCTCTTTCTCAATTTTTATCGATAAGTCCCATCGTGAAATATGGTGGTTCACTGATTAACCGTGCgtattcacaaaaatcatgttgctgatttggttatttgtgtacctgttttggacgattgattttaggcaatttcgcggattgtaggccgaacgaagtgaggcttacaagcgaaagtgccttaatcaaccgtcccaaacaggtgcacatgtaagttttcatgcagagggctggaagcccgagaaaattcgaaaaattgccctcattttcggccccgaagcatgaaaaacagATTGACTGATTAACATTGTTAATCACAAAAGAGTGGTTTCTCCCTGGATGTAGAAAGATGAATTCAGTACGATCAAACATTACTCCTAATCGTTTGCTTTTCTAAACTTTTTACAGTCGGAGCAATAtagatttcgggttttttAGAGATGTCATCATTTCTCTAATTCTCtcaattgccatttgaaataacatgcgaaatgagagaatacagaaaaacgatGATGTCTCCTAAAATCCCGAAATCTATCTTTCTCCGACTGTAGCTCagtttttagttatttttatCTACATTTAAGGTCTCcgatttcgaattttcaatcttttacttttccaGTTtccttttctgaaattattatctcaagttttcaatttgttttatctaaattccatacatttattatttccTTATCTAGTTACATTATCTCCAAAActcattttattacaatttcattACAATCACCATCGTTAGACAAACCTTTATATTTATATCATGCGCGCACGTTTaattttgaggacggcggagcatgcatatttacagcaactttttgaattCTCCCCTTACTCCACCAAACTTAGATATTTGGAATCTGAgcatccatacgagttcaacgagctatcacacgttactgcagcttccaaatattggccgagatattgaacttcgaaatattcatgtttgtatgaaaataagcaaaattgcGTATTTTCAGATAACTCAAATTGGATACGTTAGTTCCTATGAAAAAGGACGATTTcgtaactcctaaacgtttcttacGATTCAGGTAATTCGTTCAACAAACTCTGAATGAAACTGTCACTCTCGTACGCCTCTGTTAGATTGggtaatttcaatattttcaactttttattgcGCTGTGCAATTGTCACACAATTCGGGGGATCTGCGTGGACCCCTTCTAGCGTAAGTTTTCTTAGGCCATTGAATTCAAACATGTGAAGGGCACCGCGACATTCAACCGAAAATGATTCGACTCCTTGAAATCGATGTCGGGATAACAGTTGCGGCCGATTGGATTCGTATAATTTGAAGGTTGTTAATTGCGTTAAGTTATCAGCGATCGAAGAATATATTGCACCATTGTGTTCAGGTCTGCAGTGATAGGAtatgaataaatataaatatttgatttgtcGATTCAAGcgtatgaatgaaatgaatgtcTGCACTTCTTCATCGCTTTCTACTTGCATATGAATTCGTTCCACTTTTGCATAACTTTTTGCCATTGTCTTTGGAATGCTACCTAGCCTCAATGTACGCACATTTGGCATAAAATCAAGTGCTTCCGAGCTCTCAAAACCTCTTGCGAATAAATAGAGCTCCCGAAGATTTCTGAACGGCTTATTCAAAGTCAGAAATCGATACCCTTGCACATCAAGTGTTTCCAGCGAATCGCTGCAGAAATCAGATATATATTTGTTCAGATTCTGCAAAACGTTCAAAATGTACGTCTTATTTTGTCCATACTCGACATTATGAATACGAACATGTTTAATGGACGCTCCAAAATTTCgcaataatttaaatgaagTCTCAGCGTCAGGGATCCTCACTACCACATCGTGTTTGCAAACTATTTTATAATGCTCACGTAATTCTTTGCAATTATTACTCCCATAACGATACACATCCATTGATATTAAACGATGCGCATGTTTCCGTGAAAACACCAAACTAGCGAGACCTCTAAGACGTGTGCTTACGTCGGAAATGTTCGCCAAGTCTTCTAGATGCAAGTAACACAGAATCACATCAATTACATGGTCACCCATGTCGTTGAATTTTACTGTAGATTTCCCATCATTGCCAGGTTCGTTCGAATGAAAGTCAGCCATTTCGGGTTGGTATTTTCGTTTCACAGCAGATCGTGGCTAAGGGTGGTGACAATGAACGTGTTTAAAAGGTGATACAAagttttctttgatatctgaaaGGGCACATAGACGGCTTACCATGACTGTATCGCTTTCACATCCAGCGGGGCTTTGTTGTTCGGACATTGTGCTTCCAGCTAAGCTTAAAAAGTCCGCGGAAcgatgttttcgaaaaaaataaaaaatattttcacagatGCACGCTATCGGTGCCTCACCGCCTCGTGTCAAAATGTCAAGCTACACCGCGTTTCATACTGTCAATAAGATCATCGATTGAATGGTTTGACTTAAGCTGTTGCCGCATTGACGTATTGTTCATTTTACTTAAGAGTGATAACGCGAAAACGTCAGGTGATTGGCGATCAAAGGTTTTAtctgagttaaatgagtgacAGCTtcttggattcgtctttcaattcttgAGTACGGgactcgttcacttgaaatttaaggcacacttacggcgtgaattgtagCAACTAGAAATGTCAGTTCAAATTTTTACGATTGGAAATAAAGtcaaaaatagtacattactgtcttgctgggacatttttttttgttgtgggGAGGTTGTATTTCGATAGAACTTTTAAGTTCGaaaaaagactagatggtcGGGAGGGATAAATTGACAGCTAACAGCTGTAATCGGTTCGCGTTTGATcactttcgttcactttttactttttactcgcctaaagtgaacgaaagtaatcaaaagcgaaccgattaaaaagttttaaaaaagcAATCAACtttctcattttttataatttactgAAAACTTAACCCTAACGTAACCTAAATCGACAAGACACGCTTATATAGCGTGCGAGGTCGTTCAATCAAATATAGAAATGTCATATATTGGcttattttgttcaattcaGAAAGATAGACAGATAAAGCAAGCAATGGAAAAGCTTATAAtgatcaaggttctgaaagaacaggttaagacacccacgagggcggctgacacacaaattttgacaaatagatgctatttattgaacatactcattacagattgtttgaaatgtcaacttgaagaaaaaaaatagtttttatcaggttgacatttcaaacaatctgtaatgagtatgtTGAATAAATAGCAtctttttgtcaaaatttgtgtgccaccgccttcgtgatcaactcagatgtgtcttaacctgttctttcagaaccttgataaTGATAATAGCTTAGGTTCGAGAGTCCAAAGTAGAGAATGAGGAGTATTGTATACATATACAGTTCGTTAGACCACCTTCAGTGTAGATAGCTGATTAACTACTGTGAGTTAAATCGCGGACGGAGGCCTCCGTTGGGCCTATTGTGCTACTATCGATGATTTGTTACGGTTCTATGCTGATTCCTGGAATCTACCTGAACTAACGATGAAGTTCAGGACGTCCTTGGGTAGCAAATGTTTGATGGACTGGTATTTAATGGTGTAGTTGCCCAGATGCTTCATCCTGTTTAGGATGTAGG harbors:
- the LOC119078971 gene encoding uncharacterized protein LOC119078971 — translated: MSEQQSPAGCESDTVMPRSAVKRKYQPEMADFHSNEPGNDGKSTVKFNDMGDHVIDVILCYLHLEDLANISDVSTRLRGLASLVFSRKHAHRLISMDVYRYGSNNCKELREHYKIVCKHDVVVRIPDAETSFKLLRNFGASIKHVRIHNVEYGQNKTYILNVLQNLNKYISDFCSDSLETLDVQGYRFLTLNKPFRNLRELYLFARGFESSEALDFMPNVRTLRLGSIPKTMAKSYAKVERIHMQVESDEEVQTFISFIRLNRQIKYLYLFISYHCRPEHNGAIYSSIADNLTQLTTFKLYESNRPQLLSRHRFQGVESFSVECRGALHMFEFNGLRKLTLEGVHADPPNCVTIAQRNKKLKILKLPNLTEAYESDSFIQSLLNELPES